The Dendropsophus ebraccatus isolate aDenEbr1 chromosome 10, aDenEbr1.pat, whole genome shotgun sequence genome has a segment encoding these proteins:
- the LOC138766055 gene encoding ficolin-1-like isoform X2: MGSGEVKVLGIGDSDKLSILRGCPGHPGPPGHKGEAGTPGEKGQRGSMGEPGKVGPSGEKGQRGSIGEPGKAGPSGEKGEKGENGVPRSRDVARNCKEVQDQGAVLSDWYTIYPDGSRPLKVLCDMDTDEGGWIVIQRRWDGSVDFFRTWDAYKKGFGSRLNEFWLGNDNIHQITSTGTWELRVDIQDFEGKKEFAKYASFKVLDESKKYKLTIGAYQEGTAGDSMGGLNNSKFSTKDEDNDIHADSCSLMFKGGWWYSSCHWANLNGLYHLGAHTSHADGINWYTARGHNYSYKHVEMKIRAV; encoded by the exons AAGTGAAAGTTTTGGGGATTGGGGACTCGGACAAATTGTCGATTCTTAGAGGCTGCCCCGGTCATCCTGGTCCTCCAGGACACAAAGGAGAGGCTGGGACCCCAGGAGAAAAAG GGCAAAGAGGATCTATGGGGGAGCCAGGAAAGGTCGGACCTTCAGGTGAAAAAG GGCAAAGAGGATCTATTGGGGAGCCAGGAAAGGCCGGACCTTCAGGTGAAAAAG GAGAGAAGGGAGAAAATGGTGTGCCCAGGAGCCGAGATG TTGCCAGGAACTGTAAAGAAGTCCAGGATCAGGGGGCAGTGCTCAGTGACTGGTATACCATATACCCTGATGGCAGCCGACCCCTGAAGGTCCTGTGTGATATGGACACAGATGAGGGGGGATGGATT GTAATACAGAGGCGTTGGGATGGGTCGGTGGACTTCTTCCGCACTTGGGATGCTTATAAGAAAGGGTTTGGAAGCCGCCTAAATGAGTTTTGGCTGGGGAATGATAATATTCATCAAATAACCTCAACAG GAACATGGGAGTTACGTGTCGATATACAAGATTTTGAAGGTAAAAAGGAATTTGCCAAGTATGCAAGCTTCAAAGTCTTGGATGAATCTAAGAAATATAAATTAACAATTGGAGCCTATCAGGAAGGAACTGCAG GAGATTCCATGGGAGGTCTAAACAATAGCAAATTTAGTACTAAAGATGAAGACAATGACATTCATGCTGACAGCTGTTCCCTGATGTTTAAAGGTGGCTGGTGGTATAGCAGCTGTCACTGGGCTAACCTTAATGGATTATACCACTTGGGGGCGCACACATCCCATGCAGATGGCATCAACTGGTATACTGCGAGAGGACATAACTACTCATACAAGCATGTGGAGATGAAGATCAGGGCGGTATAG
- the LOC138766055 gene encoding ficolin-1-like isoform X1 → MCLSLLLLLGMVSGLCSSDQSCPEVKVLGIGDSDKLSILRGCPGHPGPPGHKGEAGTPGEKGQRGSMGEPGKVGPSGEKGQRGSIGEPGKAGPSGEKGEKGENGVPRSRDVARNCKEVQDQGAVLSDWYTIYPDGSRPLKVLCDMDTDEGGWIVIQRRWDGSVDFFRTWDAYKKGFGSRLNEFWLGNDNIHQITSTGTWELRVDIQDFEGKKEFAKYASFKVLDESKKYKLTIGAYQEGTAGDSMGGLNNSKFSTKDEDNDIHADSCSLMFKGGWWYSSCHWANLNGLYHLGAHTSHADGINWYTARGHNYSYKHVEMKIRAV, encoded by the exons AAGTGAAAGTTTTGGGGATTGGGGACTCGGACAAATTGTCGATTCTTAGAGGCTGCCCCGGTCATCCTGGTCCTCCAGGACACAAAGGAGAGGCTGGGACCCCAGGAGAAAAAG GGCAAAGAGGATCTATGGGGGAGCCAGGAAAGGTCGGACCTTCAGGTGAAAAAG GGCAAAGAGGATCTATTGGGGAGCCAGGAAAGGCCGGACCTTCAGGTGAAAAAG GAGAGAAGGGAGAAAATGGTGTGCCCAGGAGCCGAGATG TTGCCAGGAACTGTAAAGAAGTCCAGGATCAGGGGGCAGTGCTCAGTGACTGGTATACCATATACCCTGATGGCAGCCGACCCCTGAAGGTCCTGTGTGATATGGACACAGATGAGGGGGGATGGATT GTAATACAGAGGCGTTGGGATGGGTCGGTGGACTTCTTCCGCACTTGGGATGCTTATAAGAAAGGGTTTGGAAGCCGCCTAAATGAGTTTTGGCTGGGGAATGATAATATTCATCAAATAACCTCAACAG GAACATGGGAGTTACGTGTCGATATACAAGATTTTGAAGGTAAAAAGGAATTTGCCAAGTATGCAAGCTTCAAAGTCTTGGATGAATCTAAGAAATATAAATTAACAATTGGAGCCTATCAGGAAGGAACTGCAG GAGATTCCATGGGAGGTCTAAACAATAGCAAATTTAGTACTAAAGATGAAGACAATGACATTCATGCTGACAGCTGTTCCCTGATGTTTAAAGGTGGCTGGTGGTATAGCAGCTGTCACTGGGCTAACCTTAATGGATTATACCACTTGGGGGCGCACACATCCCATGCAGATGGCATCAACTGGTATACTGCGAGAGGACATAACTACTCATACAAGCATGTGGAGATGAAGATCAGGGCGGTATAG